The Rhododendron vialii isolate Sample 1 chromosome 3a, ASM3025357v1 nucleotide sequence AATAAACAATGTGGGCCACATTAGTCTTTCAATATAATCTATCCAATGAGAGATGTCAAACATGACGTGGACAGTGCAATAACTACTTTTGGTATCAACTCACCTTCTAACCCATCTATCTTCactgagtgcaattttgttcaccctcttaggGTGAACATTACCATCTCTatcattggttgaaatggtgtgagCCCCACCACAAAGTAATGTCATACTTACTATGCAATACACTTATTGGTTATCAtgatatcactttgtggtggggtctacatcatttcaatcaatagtaaggaggataatgttcacccgggagggtgaacaaaactcaactcatcTTCACTCATGTCAAAGTTGACGTGGATTATCCATCATGGATGGGTTCATCCAATGGCAATTTTTCTGTAGTTGCCGCTTACAACATTGTTAATCCTGATGTTGGTTCTCCTGTTAACTGGAATTGGATCTGGAAGTTGAAAGTTCCATCAAAACTGAAGTTTTTCTTGTGGATTTTGCTTCATAATAGTCTCCCTACTAATGCCTTAAGAGCCCGAAGGGGCATAATTCCCATTGACTACTGCCCTAGATGTGATGAGAATCTCGAAGATATTAATCATCTCTTTCGCGCTTGTCCTAAAGCTAAAGAGTTTTGGAGTTGTATTCGTAGTAATCATTGGTTAAGTGGGAGCTTGAATTCACCAATCCTTAACTAGATCATCTTAAACTCTAAAATTAAAACTCCTTATGTCTTAGATATAAACATACCTTGGAACGTGGTTTTTATTGTTTCACTTTGGCAATTGTGGAAAGCTCGTAACAGGAAGAGCTTTGACAATGTTGAAACAATCTCAACCGTGTGTCTAAGGAATGTCAACATCTACgcaaaggaaatttttttagcTTTCAAGGCCCCACAAACCAATGATACGCGACATGGAGTTCTGATTTGTTGGATTTTACCATCTCCAGGAAAGCGCAAGCTGAACACCGATGGTTACTTCTATGAATCCACCAATAAGGCTGGATATGGAGGAGTTCTTATAGACAACTtgggaaaatgggtgctcggctATTATGGGAAAGCTACAAGCACTAGCAGCTTGGAAGTTGAAATATGGGCTATCTATAGAGGTCTCACTGTCATCTTCGAGAAAGGAATATCAAGTGTCATCCTCGAGTCCGATTCAAGTGTGGCAGTTAACTTCTACAATGAGAGACCTCCGTCTGATCACCCACAACGCCACATTATTGAGGAAGTGAGAAGACTTGCTGATGGAACAAATTCAATTATAACCCACATCTACCGACAAGCAAATCAGGCTGCAGACTATCTTGCAAGACTTGGCTTGCAACAAGAAGATGATTTGATTGTAACTAGCTCCATTCCTTTTGCAGCTAGGGAATTCGCCCTGGCAGATGCCATGGGTGTTGGCTATCTCAGGACTTAGGTCTACGGCTTTGTAGCCTTTTTGTCGCCTTATGATCTTTGTATGCTGAACTTCCGGCTGATGACATTTATGTTCgcttttttttaatgcatgaaattccgtttgaccaaaaaaaaaaaaaaaacaaagttgaCGTGGCTTTGGCATTCAATCAATAGTAAGGAGAATAATGTTCATCCTGAATGGTAAACAAAACTTAACTCATCTTCACTCATGTCAAAGTTGACGTGGTTTTGGCATAAACCTTCAGCTTACCAATTTTGACAGCTACGTATCCTCtcccatgccaaatttcaaaaagtaaccGTTGAAGGTAAAAAGCAACTGTTAGTAAGTTCAAAACCTTTTTGTACTACttgtttgagtatttttttcttttaaataaatagaattCGGCACAAAGATTGGAAAAAATGTTTTGATGTCATATTGAAGATGCCAcataaactttcaaaaaaaattgacatctctAATTTGAAGTCTGAGTGTTGGAGATCTTCTACAAAAAGATGTTTCACAAGCAAAATTTATCATCCCAAGTAAGGCATTGGACACAGAGGAACCTTTAGTCTTGGAAGAAGAGCCAGAAGACGTATACCAATTGCTTTCATACCCGTGCAGTGGAGATCGACCAGAAAGAATGGCTGTTATCGTTGCTGGCTGTGGTCTTAAAATATGGTTGCGTTCTATAAAAATGGAATTGGGACCAACCATTGAtccgcagagagagagagagagatggcggATTTGTTCCACAGGCAGGCAAAGAATTACGCAGAGTCTCGGCCGAGTTACCCAGAAGAGCTGTTTGAATTCATTGCCTCAAAGACTCCAAATCACGACCTTGTTTGGGATGCCGGCACCGGCAGTGGCCAAGCCGCTAAATCTgtaagcctctctctctctctcacacacacatttTAGAATGATGGATTGTCCGTTTGTTTGAAGATGCTACTAGTGtgaaaaaatatactccctcagtctcaaattttttatccagtccgcaaaacggagtgttaaaaataacagtaatgctacacgcacagtaaatgtgcacaaattttgtgcacagattttttgtggggtccacttcgggtcccacacaaataatccgagccgttcattaaatgtaaaacattttttcaagactcatcgcaaaaaatcagcttaattcgatatctataagtgtttgattcaatcatttaacttttcattatcctgagattcgaataaaaagttaaatgattgaattaaGCATCtgtgagtatcggattgagctgattttttgcgggggctcttgaaaaaatgttttacatttaatgaacgacttggattatttgtataagacccgtagtgggccccacacaaaatctgtgcacatttgctgtgcctgtgcgtgtagcattactgtaaaaataatgcaatttttttaataaaaaatttaaatttttttcataaattaaaaatactcattgatatctagtaagttgttgaaaaacttttaattttttcttgcaaaaaattatattatttttaatactctgttttgcggatcggacaaagaatttggaatGGAGAGAATATAATCTAAGATCACTGAACATACGTAATTCTGTTGGACTAATAGTTCATCATAGTGCAAGAACAGAAGGCAGTGGCATTCGAAGCGTTCGGCTCAATCCTCCAATTCCGAACAGTTTTCAGCATCTTCGAGTTCATCCAGTGCCCAGATAATTGGCCGGCTCATTGATCGGGCTTCGAAAGCTACATGAACAAATCATacatgcaaaaataaataaatgaaccGTGGCAGTCCATTTTTTCCTGCTCTAGTGTAATTTGTTCATGTAGTTATTGACGGACGAACGGGAGCCCAATGCAGCTTCTTTTGTCCAATGATTTTTACTCGTGTCAAGacaatgtttttgaaaaaggtcACCAGcctgaaaaaaaagaataaaaggaaaaaagaaaacgtgATGTCATAGAAAACAGTCTCGTATTGTTATACTAAGGGTGTGttccattaactaaaataaatgtgatgtattatgagagaataatcTATCTTAAAGAAATATCAAAAACTCTGTAAATCTATGAAACGAACTTCaagaactagagagagaaagctatggtgaagagagagaaaagagactTTCATTCCTGTATGTTTTTGTTCGATGATTACAAAGCAGGGGAAAACCCCCTTTTATATGCTCCTGATTACAAGCTACCAGTCTTAGCCTTACTAACCTCAACTAATTAACAAACTAACCATACACCACTTAATGCTGACGTGGCAAAAGCTTTTTATTCTGTAGCTGACTTAGAAGAAGAATGAGCCATGCTTGAGTTCAACTTCTTTACATATCtcgtaaaatagaaaataagtatttaagaaATAAGAATTTTAATGAAACGAACCTAATAatattgcaaaaacaaaaatttgcaGCTAGCAAAGCTGTACAAGAATGTGGTAGGCACAGACACGAGCCAGGAGCAACTTGACTACGCACCCAAGCTCCCCAACGTGCGATACCAATGCACCCCTTCGAACATACCCATGTCCGAGCTCGAATCCAGTGTGGCACGCTCGGGAACGGTCGATCTTGTCACCATAGCCGCAGCCCTCCACTGGTTTGACCTCCCCACCTTCTACCAGCAAGTCAAACAGGTTCTCAAAAAACCCCACGGCGTCATTGCTGCCTGGTGCTACAGCGTTGCCAACGACAATATTCCCTTGGTCAATGAGAAATTCGGCGCTGCTTTCCGACAGTTTTATGCTGACTCCCAGCCTTACTGGGACCTAGCGCGTAAGGTTATGGACGACAAGTACAGAGGGATCGATTTCCCATTTGAGCCGGTAGGCGATGGGGCGAACCACACGGGGCCATTCGAGTTCACGACTGAAAGGGTGATTGATTTGGAAGGCTTTCTCACGTTCATAAGGTCGTGGTCAGCTTATCAGACGGCAAAGGAGAAAGGAGTTGAGCTTTTGAGAGATGATGTGGTTGAGAGTTTCAAGAGAGCTTGGAGTGAAGATGGTGGTGATCGAAAGGTCGTGAAGTCCACTATTTATCTAAGGATTGGAAAAGTCGGAAACTTAGAGTGAGAGGAGACTCATGTGTGCATTTCTGTAGATCCCACAGAAATGTGTAGTATCACGTAACGGTACTCTCGAAATGTTGTATAATTTCACGTACTAGAATAACATGGTTGCAATATATTTTGGCACGACTTTTTCATATATGAAAACAAGTTCTACATATCATCGATCACCTTGTTCTTGATACAACTATCATGAGTGAATTCTGCTAGAAGATAAGCTGAACTTTGACTGCTAAGTATTGCCAGTACTTAAAAATACCCAAATTCCTCTTCATTTAGTATCATTAAAATTCGAGATGAGCATAGCTCAGCTCGCACTCCTCTGTACGTCACTAACCGAAAATCAGATGATGGCTTGTAATGGTCCGGTTATGccaaaattacggtgtccccaaatgGAGgtagacaccatagcatcatttGCTAGTTTATGTCAGCTTTTTGGATAATGCTATGGTATCTACTCTTACGGTGTCTCCGTTATGCTACTTGTGATTTTCGGTTATGCCTTTTGTGATTTTCGGTTAGGGCAAAGTTCACTTTGACTTCTTGTGATtatcgtcatgtgcggataccctCCTTGTGATTCAAAAGTGAGCACGTAACCTACCTGTGCTTTCAAAAAATGAGCACATATACCCTTTTCCGTCCATTTAGACGCCAAGTGTGAAAACACGGGTTTATTGAcatttttggtccccaaaatattttccatgttcCGTTTTAGTCCCCAACCTACCAATTGCTCGAAattggtccccaatatttcaattttgtGTTTCAAAGGTCCCCACCGTTAACTCCGTACCCTATTTTCGTCAAAATGATCGGGAAAATTATAAATATCACCCTTAAGATTTATAACTGCATATCAGTTAAGTCCCTACCCTATTTCTATAAACtttattcaaatctttttcaCATTCGTTTAttttgcatcattttttttgtattattgattcatctctaCGAGAGgaatccaaaaactaaaaattattatcgaatataaatttttttgaataaattatgacaataatccaaaaaattatttgttccaGCCACCACCACTCGTAAGTCACTTACCACCGCAATCACCCATTGCCTTTGTCTCTTCCACCCACCATAGCCACCCATTCAAGTCACCACCTCATAGAACCCACATATATAAACGCTTGTTTGTGAGAAATCGAAAAGCTGGATTactttttggtctttattcaaaaaataataatttttaattttgcatccattttttttgtggattattggtttgtctcgacaaaagaaatctaaaatgtaaaaaattaagataattttctttaaaaagttcattaaaAATTACCAATAATAAGTTTTTAAGATTGGTTAATAAGTttttaaacccaaaacccttaaactctaccctagggtttaggatgtagggtttgggtttaggggttagggttattaaccaaactattttttttgaaataaagactaaaaaaatatatcataattttttgtggattattggttgttttttatgaactttttaaagaaat carries:
- the LOC131318629 gene encoding uncharacterized protein LOC131318629, producing MADLFHRQAKNYAESRPSYPEELFEFIASKTPNHDLVWDAGTGSGQAAKSLAKLYKNVVGTDTSQEQLDYAPKLPNVRYQCTPSNIPMSELESSVARSGTVDLVTIAAALHWFDLPTFYQQVKQVLKKPHGVIAAWCYSVANDNIPLVNEKFGAAFRQFYADSQPYWDLARKVMDDKYRGIDFPFEPVGDGANHTGPFEFTTERVIDLEGFLTFIRSWSAYQTAKEKGVELLRDDVVESFKRAWSEDGGDRKVVKSTIYLRIGKVGNLE